A genomic stretch from Carassius auratus strain Wakin chromosome 35, ASM336829v1, whole genome shotgun sequence includes:
- the LOC113053970 gene encoding uncharacterized protein LOC113053970, producing MTFVETPSDQLPGTFDVGKAEHLSITFRYLQEKAIFVKSCKEIISKVSWFGIEHLLYDASKVLVWQDMSHGAPSEVLKTYNNSNPQIIVGVTESGVTLVNKVEQPPPSMDGAETPTKQTSKAVQKQKGLQLWTSSQPSVAKSVKADNGVAYKMAKRRVDPGHWGMVESTAADWNASHLVPPSPSTSHAHSEINYFNLSNRQATLSHSDERRYIADIQRPQQPSVSAPQATLRGDSCVTHLTCDSVKYQQTNTAPHSPVLSQDQVNQFRLAMTQPNSLPNCHLNENLMPRPFSVQALTHVPMPSTITAIHYPYFLLNGQTYTTGSTAAIYPDTRYYPNTI from the exons ATGACTTTTGTGGAAACACCTTCGGATCAGTTGCCAGGGACATTTGATGTGGGCAAAGCAGAGCATCTGTCCATCACATTCAGATATCTTCAAGAAAAAGCTATTTTTGTGAAGTCATGCAAAGAAATTATTAGCAAAGTATCATGGTTTGGAATCGAGCACCTTCTTTATGATGCCTCTAAGGTTCTTGTATGGCAAGACATGAGTCATGGTGCACCAAGTGAGGTCCTCAAGACATATAATAATTCAAACCCGCAGATTATTGTTGGGGTGACAGAGTCAGGTGTTACTCTTGTAAACAAAGTGGAACAGCCCCCTCCATCCATGGATGGAGCAGAGAccccaacaaaacaaacaagtaaagCTGTTCAGAAACAAAAAGGTTTGCAGTTATGGACATCCTCACAACCCAGTGTTGCAAAG AGTGTAAAGGCTGACAATGGTGTGGCTTATAAAATGGCTAAAAGGAG AGTGGATCCAGGGCATTGGGGAATGGTTGAGAGCACTGCTGCAGACTGGAATGCCTCTCACTTAGTCCCACCTTCACCTTCGACATCTCATGCACActctgaaataaattattttaatctgtCTAATAGACAAGCAACTTTATCACATTCTGATGAGAGGAGATATATAGCAGACATACAAAGACCTCAACAGCCTTCAGTCTCGGCTCCCCAAGCAACTTTACGAGGAGATTCTTGTGTTACACATCTAACATGTGACAGTGTTAAATACCAACAAACTAACACTGCACCACATTCTCCTGTGCTGTCACAAGATCAAGTAAACCAGTTCAGGTTAGCCATGACACAACCTAATAGTTTACCAAATTGCCATTTGAATGAAAATTTGATGCCGCGGCCTTTCTCGGTTCAGGCTTTGACGCATGTCCCTATGCCCAGCACAATTACAGCAATTCATTACCCCTACTTCCTTCTAAATGGACAAACATACACCACTGGCTCCACTGCAGCCATTTACCCTGATACTAGATATTATCCTAACACCATTTAG